The genomic stretch GGCGAAAAAAGCATATCACCGAAGGGGCCTCTATCTGGGCGTCAGCCCCCTATACTGCTGCGCATATACAGAAGGCGAAATCCCTGTAGCTTCCTTAAAGACCCGGTTAAAGGTGCTCTTGGAGGAAAATCCTGCTTCCATGGCCAATTCCAGAATACTGTGATTATTCAGAGCCCCCTCATCCACACGGTTCTGGAAATACCGCAAGCGGTAATCGTTGACCAGGGAACAGAAGGACTGTTTATAAACATGGTTAATAACGTACGAAACACGATTCGGATGTATATCAAGTCGCTTAGCCAGTTTATTCAGGGAGAGACGTGTATCATGAAATGCTCCTGCATCAAGAGACTCTTTTACTTTTTCGGAAATCTCGGCTGATTCATCTGCCGCACACAACTCTTCTCTGCCTGAACGTCCTCCTGACAAGGATCCATGGCCTCCTGTCAGAACCTGAGGCACGGCGAGGACAAGAAATGAAATTACATAAACAAGCACAGCCATCGCGGCGGCAAGAATTATAAAGGGGATGCATCCGCCGGCAGCCAGCCTGGCGGTAGCAGGAGGATAGACGGCGACAAAGGCAAAAGCGGCAAGGACCAGAGACGGAAGAACCACCAGAATCCGCAGCCAATACCGATAGGAACCGGGAATATCCCGGGAATTACAGCCGAACACAATCCGTGCGGACAGCACCAGGTAAATGATGTTCACAACAACCTTCAGAGCATTTCGTATCGGCAGCCAGTACGGAGGCGAGCCCGCGAAAACGGAAACCACAAACTCCCGGTACTCCGGGAGATCCATACCAAGAATGCTTATGGTGATTATTGTGACCTCCGCGATATAAGGAGTAAAATGGAAAACAAGACCCCGCGGGCCTTTTTCGTTATCGGCAGCAATATTCCTGATAAACCACCAGAGCAGCGGTCCGAACAGAAAAGGGAGCGGCGTTGTCGCCGGCCACAGCCATGGAGCCCTCAGCAGGGCTTCAGCATTCCAGAATGGTATTGTTCCGAGCCGGAGGGAGAAGACCAGCACAAGGAGAGCCAGAGGCAGATTTTCATGGTGACGAAAGCGCAGTCCGATGAGTACAAGAAGCAGAATCCCCTGGGCTGCGCCCAAACCCGCGAGAAACTCAAGAAAAGACACGTCCCGAGTATAACCCGGGACGGTTCAAAAAGCTATTGAAAAAGTCCAGGTGCGCTACTCGCTCCATCGGCAAGGCGTTCTGCATAAAAGTCCATTAAAGATTGGAAGTGTATCACCTAATTCTGATCCACTGACATGTTCGGACTTCCGTCAGCCGGGAATAAACCGCAGCCAGGCACTCCCCTCCTCGTAATTCTCGATCAGCTGTATTTCCTGCGAATCCGCAAAGTTACCAAGCAACGTTTGGATGCGGCGTTTCATTATTCCTAAACAGTTTTCAACCAGATCGTTCCGGAATCCCCGATCCCCCAGAGTCATCACCATCTGTACGGAAATCAGTCGGCCCAGAATACGGCCGAGATCAACCATCTTCCGCTGAGACAGTCCGGAATTCAGGGAGAAATCCAGGGAATCCCTCAGCCAGACCGCTGCACGGGACGTAAGCTCAGAGCTTTTCAGATACCGATAAACATTGGACTCCTTAAGGCGGTTCATTGATTTAAGCACGGCTTCGGCGATCTGTTCATAGAGGATGTCGTTGGATCCTTCGAAAATCTGAAACGGACGGCTGTCCACCAGGGCCTGACCGGCGATATGATCCCGGCGATATCCTTTAGCACCCACCAGTTGCAGGAGAGACTGTGCCGCAGACTGCATCATATCGGTTATAACACTTTTAATGGCATTTGCCGGCAACGCCATACCGGAACAATCCTTATCCACGCCTGCCACATCTGCTGAATAGGCACACATGGCAGAACTTACCGTGTAGTATGACTGCAGCACCGCCATACGGTCCTGTACCTGATCATAGCCGGAAAGAGGTTTTCCGCCGACCTGTCGGGTCCGTGTATGCTGCCGGGCTTCGTCAAGCAGGCGTTTTATGAATCCTGTGGCCATTCCCGGAAACTGAAGCCGGCTGCGGTGCAGCAGATCAAGAAGCATTCGTACACCGCTGCCGTCCGGTTTGAGACGCCTCCCTGCCGGTAGATGGGTATCTATTCTGTTGCGCCCGTAGGGAATCATCTCCAGGCCGAGGCTTTCGTAATACTCTTCCACCTCAATGCCGCCGAGGCTTTTATCCCACACGAAAAAATTGATGGTACGATCCAGCCCCCCGTCTTCGGTTTCTCCCCGGGCGGTCAGAAGCCAGTAGTCGGCCCGGCCGGTAAGCCCACCCCAGTGTTTTGTACCCCGAAGACGGTAACCGCCTTCCTCCTCCCTGAAGCTGCTCCGCATCTGCAGGGCATCGGAACCAAAATCGGGCTCCGTAATCATCAAACCGCCGAGATTTCGGTGATGTAGAAAATCATTAAAGACTTTTTGCTGAAGATGCTCTTCGGCATATTTGGAAACAGGCTGCAGGAAAAGGGCGCCGTTTATTCCCGTGACTAACGCGAACGGCAGGGATTCATACGAACATGTTTCCAGCACTGTCAGGCACTCATGTACCTTCTGTCCCCGCCCGCCGAATCTGGAGGGAATAAAGACTGAAAACGGTGAGGCGTCAAGCAGCTCTGCATCCCACCCGGCGAAGAGGCCGGGAATGGGATTCTGGAATACTGACGTGAGTTTCATGCGCAGGTTCTTAAGGAAATCCGGGAAATCAGGAAGATCTTGTTTTTTCATACACACTCTCTTTGCGGCCTTTGCCGCCCTGTGCCGTCACTGCAACCACATTTCGCAGCCTGCAACGGCAGCATACAAGTGTATATTACCTTACTGTTTTTGTAATGTATAGTCCTGCTCCGATGCATATCTGTCTGCAAGAGATCCCGCTTTCAGCAGGAGCTCTTCAAGCCCGTGCCGCCGGCTGCGTCCGCACTCATGGGCAGGCCTGCTGCAGATAAGGCAGCGTCGCGGTCCAAGTCTCAGAGCCGCGCGGTCAAGCTGCGGTGAATCCGGGGCATGCAGATCAATATCAAACAGGCGTCCCAGGGGGTGGGTCTCCTCAATGCGTATGGCCTTCTTTTTCAGTGTCAGGGGATCTCCTTTTACCACACCGTACCACTCAAAGCCGCTGGGGAGCAGGCAGGATTTTTCGTGCTGCGGGGAAAAGGCTTCCCGGGCAGCGTTGACCCCGGCGGAGAATACCTGATCCGCCCATTCCGGGGTCTTGTCCGGACCGGGAATGTTCAGGGTCAGCACAACAATGGGCAGCCGGTAACGGAACAGGAAGCTTCTGATCCTGCGGCTTCTGTCCTCCCTGGCGAAGAGCAGCTCTTCCAGTTTAATCCGTGCCATTGCTTATGCGTTCCCGGGTTGCTTCATACACAAAAAGGGTTCCGGCCAGAAGATCGGCACAGCCTCCGGGACTAATGCCCCTGCTGATCAGCTCTTTGTTCATGTGTCTTACGTAACTCATTCCGGCATCTGTACGTACACCGCCGAGATAAAGAACTTCTGCGCTCATATCCTGCACATATTTCAGTGCATTAATCCCACCCCGGTGAACGATGGTTGTATCCTGAGCGCGGCTCATAATGGCAAGCAGGGCCTGCAGAGAAGCATCATTGACTGAATACCCCCGGCTGCACATGCCTGCGTAGACCGGGAGCCCGTATTCAAAGATCACCGGAAAGCCGGACTCCGCCTCTCCCCGGATACCCGTCAATCCGAAACGCAGAAACAACCTTTCTCCGTGGCTGAGTTCCCGCTCCTGGCTAAGACCGGTAATCAGTTCCTGTTCAACCATCCCCCGGGTCATGCTTCGAACCCCGTGCTGCAGAGCCGGGACACCGATACTGGAGACAGATGCAGCGGCAGCGCTTAAGAGCATCAGCACAAAAATCTGCCCCTTGTGGGTGTTTACACCTCTGGTGGCGCTGAACATGGCCTTCTCGGCGGAAAGGCCGATGTGCCGTACGTCCTGCCAGAGA from Marispirochaeta sp. encodes the following:
- a CDS encoding AraC family transcriptional regulator, with translation MSFLEFLAGLGAAQGILLLVLIGLRFRHHENLPLALLVLVFSLRLGTIPFWNAEALLRAPWLWPATTPLPFLFGPLLWWFIRNIAADNEKGPRGLVFHFTPYIAEVTIITISILGMDLPEYREFVVSVFAGSPPYWLPIRNALKVVVNIIYLVLSARIVFGCNSRDIPGSYRYWLRILVVLPSLVLAAFAFVAVYPPATARLAAGGCIPFIILAAAMAVLVYVISFLVLAVPQVLTGGHGSLSGGRSGREELCAADESAEISEKVKESLDAGAFHDTRLSLNKLAKRLDIHPNRVSYVINHVYKQSFCSLVNDYRLRYFQNRVDEGALNNHSILELAMEAGFSSKSTFNRVFKEATGISPSVYAQQYRGLTPR
- a CDS encoding acyl-CoA dehydrogenase, which codes for MKKQDLPDFPDFLKNLRMKLTSVFQNPIPGLFAGWDAELLDASPFSVFIPSRFGGRGQKVHECLTVLETCSYESLPFALVTGINGALFLQPVSKYAEEHLQQKVFNDFLHHRNLGGLMITEPDFGSDALQMRSSFREEEGGYRLRGTKHWGGLTGRADYWLLTARGETEDGGLDRTINFFVWDKSLGGIEVEEYYESLGLEMIPYGRNRIDTHLPAGRRLKPDGSGVRMLLDLLHRSRLQFPGMATGFIKRLLDEARQHTRTRQVGGKPLSGYDQVQDRMAVLQSYYTVSSAMCAYSADVAGVDKDCSGMALPANAIKSVITDMMQSAAQSLLQLVGAKGYRRDHIAGQALVDSRPFQIFEGSNDILYEQIAEAVLKSMNRLKESNVYRYLKSSELTSRAAVWLRDSLDFSLNSGLSQRKMVDLGRILGRLISVQMVMTLGDRGFRNDLVENCLGIMKRRIQTLLGNFADSQEIQLIENYEEGSAWLRFIPG
- the citX gene encoding citrate lyase holo-[acyl-carrier protein] synthase produces the protein MARIKLEELLFAREDRSRRIRSFLFRYRLPIVVLTLNIPGPDKTPEWADQVFSAGVNAAREAFSPQHEKSCLLPSGFEWYGVVKGDPLTLKKKAIRIEETHPLGRLFDIDLHAPDSPQLDRAALRLGPRRCLICSRPAHECGRSRRHGLEELLLKAGSLADRYASEQDYTLQKQ
- the citG gene encoding triphosphoribosyl-dephospho-CoA synthase CitG: MLQELDTSPKPGLVDREDNGAHSDMDYLCFRRSIEAVAPYFSTAMQCASGRSADVDLWQDVRHIGLSAEKAMFSATRGVNTHKGQIFVLMLLSAAAASVSSIGVPALQHGVRSMTRGMVEQELITGLSQERELSHGERLFLRFGLTGIRGEAESGFPVIFEYGLPVYAGMCSRGYSVNDASLQALLAIMSRAQDTTIVHRGGINALKYVQDMSAEVLYLGGVRTDAGMSYVRHMNKELISRGISPGGCADLLAGTLFVYEATRERISNGTD